In the genome of Candidatus Electrothrix rattekaaiensis, the window GGGATTATGACGATGCCCTGCATGTGGAAGAGCTTGAGAACGGTGATATCATGGTCGGGATTCATATCTCGGATGTCAGCTATTTTCTCACCCCTAAAGATCCTTTGTTTCTGGAAGGCATGGAGCGGGCCACCTCCCTTTATTTTCCTGAAGGACAGATCCCTATGATGCCCAGAGAGCTTTCTCAGGGCGTGTTCAGCCTGATTAAGGACAGGGTGCGTCCGGCGATCAGTTTTCTGGTCAAGGTTTCGCCAGATGGTGAGATCAGGAACAGCAGAATTGTCCCCAGTGTTATCCAGGTAAAACGTCAGCTCAGTTACACTGAGACGGATAGAATGATGGAAACAGACCCGGATTTGAGCCTGCTCAACCGGGTTCGTCAGCAGCTCCGCCTGAAGCGGGTTGAGCGCGGGGCATTGCTCCTCTCCTTTCCTGATGTTAATATCTATGTCAATAATCAGGGCAAGGTTTCTGTCAATCTCAGCCCCTCGGACAGCCCTTCCAGGAATCTGGTCTCAGAATGTATGATCCTAGCTAACGGGGTGGCTGCTGACTATCTTGCTGCCCAGGAAGCACCGGGCTTGTTTCGTTCTCAACCGCCTCCCAGGAAGCGTCTGATCTCCGGGGTGCAGAACAGCCTCCAGGATATTGCCTGCCAGCGCCGTTTTCTCGCACGGGGAGAGCTGACTGTTCATCCCAAACCCCATTCCGGCCTGGGCTTGAATTGTTATACAACCATTACCTCGCCCATCCGTCGTTTTCTTGATACGGCCATGCAGCTCCAGATTTCGCACATGATTCACGGACGGGGCATGTTGTTTTCCGCAGATATATGCAAGAATTTTGCCGGGACGATTCAGCAGAAGCTGGGCCGGGCCAATAAGGTGCGCCAGCAGCGACATCGTTATTGGATCCTGCGCTATTTAGAGGAGTTGGTCGGGCAAAGGGTTTCTGCTCTGGTGGTCAGTCATGGTCCCAAACGGGTTAGCCTGCTCTTGATGGACTGCCTGTTTGATATCGACCTTTCTGCCAATTCTTCTTTTCCTGTGGAACCCGGTGATACAGTTAAGGTACGCATCAGCAAGGTCGATGCCCTAGATAACACTCTGCGTGTGGATTGGTGAGCATTCTCGAAGAACAGTTCCGAGGGTTTGCTGTAAAAATATCAAGAAAAAATGAAATGAATACGTTAAAATAATGGGAAGAATAATCGGAACAGGAGGACGCAACAGAGAAGAAGAGTCTGAATCCTTTCACCTCTGCTTGAACCAGACCGGCCCTGAAAAAATAATGAAACCGGATAAGCCCGAAGAAGAACCGTATAAAGACAAATACAGTCTTCTGGAGAATCTACGAAAGTCCTTCTCTGATCCCTCCCTGTCGCAGGAAATCCTGCGGAAAAACGGTTGCGCTCTGGCCGAGGAGTACACGGCAATGCTGCAACAGCTTACCCGTTTTGCCCAGGTGAGCGATACCACCCAGCGTAAGCTGCTCAACGCGGATATCAAGATACAGGAACAGCAGCAAGAGCTTGAAAGAAAAAATGCTCGCTTGGAGCGGGAAATTGCCGAACATATCGAACTGAGAAGACAGCTCCAGCAACGGACGGAAGAGCTGACCGCGACCAATAACCGCCTGACCAGAACCATCAGCGAGCTGACTCAGCGTAATCTTGAGATCATGACCCTGCAACAGCTCGGTGAATTTCTCCAGGCCTGTGAGTCTGAAGAAGAAACTTTTCACGTCCTGATCAGCACCTGCCGACGCCTGTTTCCTTCAGATGCAGGTTATCTCAGCCTGCTGGATGATTCCATGAAATCGCTCAGAGTTGTCGGCTCCTGGGGCGACAGTAGGTACAAACATCTTGAATTTGATCAGCAGCAATGCTGGGCTGTCCGACGGGGAAAGGTGCATGCTGTTCAGGATCCTCAGATCACCCCAGTCTGTCCGCATGTGGGGGGGGGCTTAGATGAGAGTTCTCTCTGTGTTCCCATGACGGCGCATGGACAGGTGCTTGGCATGATGCATCTGCTGATATGTTCAGGACACGTGGAGCAGAGACAGAGGGAACAGGAGCAGTTATTTGAGGCAAAGAAACATCTGTTTGTGAGTATGGCAGATCGCTACGCCATGAGCCTGACGGATTTAAGGTTGCGAGAAACCTTGAAGGTCCAAGCCATTCGGGATCCCTTGACGGGCTTGTATAATCGTCGCCATATGGAAGCTTCATTTCATCGTGAGATCAGTCGGGCACAGCGCCATGATGTGCCGCTTGGGGTGATCATGATTGATATTGATCATTTTAACGTATTCAATGATACCTATGGCCATGACTTGGGCGACAAGGTACTCAGTGAAATCGGAGCGTTTATCCTGGAGCATGTTCGTGACGAGGACATTGCCTGCCGTTACGGCGGGGAAGAAATTATTCTTCTTCTTCCCGGAGCATCCTTGCAAAATACCCATCGGCGAGCAGAACAGTTACGTGCAGGTATCGAAGGGCTGGCCGTGGAAATGTATGATGAGGAACATACCGTAACCGCCTCCTTGGGTGTTGCTATTTTTCCAGAACACGGAGCAAGCATCAAGGAGGTGATCCGGGCTGCTGATTGTGCTCTGTATGAAGCGAAAAACAAGGGGCGAAATCGGGTTGTTATTGCAGCCAAATATTTTCCGACCTCCTATAAAGACGAGGACGAAGAAATGTTCTGATCAGCTTGACAGAGAACTGATGAGGCCGGTTTTCGTGGGTCAGGCAAGGGGAATGCAGGCCGCTGTTCCTGCTTGACAGGGAGCCTGCGGGTTGGTATCACATAATAAGGAAAAGAATGACTCCCGGCCCCAAAAACCAGAGAACATAATGAAAAAAAAACGAACAATATGTCTTAATTCTTTCATAATTTTATCCATCTACCTCACCTGTTTTTTTCCACAATCTGTTTTTGCCCAGGAGGAACCTGATGATGTGCTGACAACCGTTAATGAAGCACTCAGGCAGTATACACTCGGTGATTTTTCCGGGGCGATCTCCAATTTGGATTATGCCACCCAGCTGATACGCCAGAAAAGAAGCGAGCGTATGAAGGCCCTGCTGCCTGAGCCATTGAGCGGCTGGCAGGCCAAGCCCGCCACGGCCCAGGCCCTAGGCACAGCAGTTTTCGGGGGTGGGGTGACAGTGAGTCGTGATTACTTTACGGACAAGGGAGCATCCCTTTCTATTGAAATGGTTTCAGACTCGCCAGTGCTCCAATCCATTATGACTATGCTCAACAATCCCATGTTTGCCGGAGCTGCTGGCGGTATCATCAAAACCGTCAACCGGCAGCGTGCTATGATCAAATATGATGAAAAGGAGCGTAAGGGTGAAATTGACATTGTGGTTGCCAGCCGCTTTATGGTCACCGTGAAAGGGCATGGGATTGAACGGGAGACCTTGCTGAAATTTGCCGAGTCTATTGATTTTGATGGGTTGTCCAAGAATTGAGCAGAATCTTTTTGGCTCAGAAAAATAATGTCCTCCCGGGGAGTGCTTCAAAAGTTTTTCCTGTGTGAGGCAAGTCCCCTGTTATCCTAACCGGAATTGGCCTTCTTCTTAGGGTGACAGGGGCTTTTTTTATCCTGTTGTGAATTTCAGGGATGACCCGAGCGAGAACAATTTCCTTTTATACTTACCTTGTATATGTACAATGAGCGAACAGCAGACAAAACAGCCCTATAATCGGCCTGTCACAGATGAGGCTATTTTAAAGGTGACCAAGGAAATCATGGTCAAGTTTATTGAAATCGGTCGGGTAACGCCGGGTAATTTTGAGGAGCATTACGAGCGGGTCTTTAACGCGGTCAGGAAATCGGCAAAGGAGCTGTCGTGACAACTCGGCTTGATCCACAACTTGATCCGCAGCTCAATGCTGCACCGGATGCTGTCCGCCATATCCATATTATGGGGATTTGCGGAACCGGTATGGCCGCCATAGCCGGGATGATGAAGGAGAGCGGCTACAGGGTCACGGGTTCGGATCAGAATGTCTATCCGCCCATGTCCGACTTTCTTGCTCAGGCCGGAATCGATGTTATGCAGGGCTATGTGCCGGAGAATCTGGAGCCGCGCCCGGATCTGGTCATTGTCGGCAATGTGATCCAGGCGGTGTTCCCGGAAGCGCAGCGTCTTGCTGAGCTGGGTATTCCGTACTTGTCCATGCCCCAGGCCCTGGGCCATTTTTTTCTGGGAGGAGAAGAACCGAAAAAGTCTCTGGTAGTTGCTGGAACCCACGGCAAAACCACGACCTCATCCCTGCTGGCTTCAGCCCTGCATAGGGCGGGCTGCTCGCCCGGTTTTCTTATCGGCGGGATTGTCGAGGCCTTTGGTCGCAATTATCAGCTCGGGAAAGGGGACTATTTTGTCGTGGAAGGGGATGAGTACGACACGGCATTTTTTAATAAGGTCTCCAAGTTCCTCCATTACCGCCCCCATTTCGCCATCCTGACCTCTATTGAATTTGATCACGCAGATATCTTTACTGATCTTGCAGCGATTAAGGATTCCTTTACCTGTTTTGTCCGCCTGATTCCTGAAGACGGAGCCTTGGTCGCCTGCATGGATGATCCTGTGGTTGCCGAGATTGCCGCCCGATGCACCGGCCCGGTGATCAGCTACGGAACCGGCACAGACTGCACTTGGCAATTACGCGACCTGACGGTCAACGGACTCAGTTCCTCTTTTGCCGCGTACAAGGACGATGTGCTCTTCGGTGCATTCACCCTGCCCATGCCCGGTCGCCATAACGGACTCAATGCCCTAGCTGTAATCGCTCTTATGGATCATCTCGGCATCAGTCAGAAGGCTATCAGAGAAGGGTTGGCCTCCTTTGAGGGAATCAAGCGGCGGCAGCAGATTCGGGGAGAGGTTGACGGCATTACAGTGATTGATGATTTTGCTCATCATCCCACTGCGGTTCGAGAAACCGTACAGGCTCTGCGGATGGCCTGGCCGGATCGCCGCCTGCTCATTGTCTTTGAACCGCGAACCAACTCCAGCCGGCGGGCGGTGTTTCAGCAGCAGTACGAGCAGGCCTTTAACGGGGCTGATCAGGTTTTGGTGCGGGAGATTGTGCCGCTGACCAATGTGCCTGCTGATGAACAGTTTTCTTCCCAACAATTAGTAGCTGCCCTGGATAACCAAGGAATTTCTGCTGAGTATTTTCCTGATACTGCTGCGATCCTCGTCGCTCTTGCGGAGCAGGTTCGGTCCGGTGATGTTGTCGCAATCCTCTCCAATGGCGGCTTTGATAATATTCATGAGCAGCTGCTGGGGCTTCTCAGAAAGAGGACGAACTGTTGACGGAACCGGGATCGTTCTTCATGAAAGGCAAAAGATACTGTCTTGTTCGCCAGAAAACAAGTATACTCCAAACAGCACATTGTGGTCTGCAAAGGGGCCTGAACATCAAAAGGAAAGGTGGATATAATGAGCTTAATTAAATGGAATGACAGCTTAAGTGTGAATGTGGTGAGGATTGACCAAGAGCATAAAAAACTTGTGGAAATGATCAATGAACTCACTGATGCCATGAAGGCGGGGCAAGGTAAGGATGTTCTCGGAAAGATTCTGGACGGGCTGATCAGCTACACAGCCTCCCATTTTCAACTGGAGGAAAAATATTTCCAGCAGGTGAAATATCCCGATGCTGCTGCGCATAAACAAGAGCATGCTGCCTTTGTGCAGAAGGTAACCGAGTTTAAAAAAGAATTTGATGCGGGCAGGGCAACAGTGTCTGTGAATATTTTGCAGTTTCTCAGTAAATGGCTGCAAAACCATATCAAGGGAACTGATCAGAAGTACAGTAGTTTTTTTAACGAAAACGGTATTAAGTAGCTCTCCCTCTTTTCTCTCCCGCGAGATCGGATGCAGATAAATACCGGGGCGGAGCACCGGTCCGTCTCCGTCCTGCTGCACAACATCTCTCTCATACTTTTTCCTGTTGCCTTTCTTTTTTCTGTATCGCATCCCCTATCTTAGGGGATGCGATCTCCTCGGCTCCCTGTTGAACAATAAACATCGCGGCAAGAATCAACCCCACTCCCGGTAAAACCCGTACTGACGGCAGGGGGTTGCCAAGTCCCCATTCGAGCAGGACGATAAAGGGCGGATAGAGATAGCTGTAGGCCATGACCCTGGTCGGCCCCAGAGAAAGGGTGCAGAGCTGGCTGAGAAAAAAGGTGATAATGGTTGAGAAGACGGACAGGTAGATGATGCCGTACCAGATGTTAAGGGGTACCTTGCCCCAAGGCACTGATGGCAGCTGATACCCGCAAAAGAGCAGGAGCCAGCCGCTGCCGGTGACCAGAATCCAGAAGGTCATCAGCGACATGGGTTCTTCCTGGTGGAAGAACTTGACCAAGGGCGTGTAGAAGGCCATGAGCAGGCAGCTTCCGAAAAAGATGAGATCGCCGGAGTTGAGGTTAAAGGCCAGCAGTTCGGTCAGGCTGCCGCGAAACAAGACCCAGATCGCGCCGAGAGTGGCCGGGATCATGGCGATAAGCCTGTATTTTCCTAATCGTTCCTTGAGAAGGACGGCACTGTACAGCCCGGAGATACCCGGAACCAGGGTGAATATTACCCCGGTGTTCAGGGCCGTGGTGGAGCGCATGGCGAGGAACATGAGCCAGAAAAAGCCGGTCAGGGTGAAGCTGATGCAGGCATAGCCGAACAGGCGTTTTCTCTCCGGCAGATGCAGCCCATATTTGGAGTGGATATAGGGCAGAAAGAGCAGGGCCGCGATAACGAAACGCAGCAGGGTCAGGACTGCCGGGTCCATAGCATCGGTAATGGCCTTGCTCACCGTGAAGGAGGTGGAGACCAGCCCGGCGCAGAGCAGCATCATGGCGTGAATCGGCCAGAGGGTCTTTTGTTTGACGGTCATTGTGTTGTGTTGTTGCGCAATGTTGTAAGGGCACGGTGCGTTGTGCCCCTGCGATTACCACCCGGCGCGTTGCAATCGGGTGGCATCCATGTTCCTTCAGGGCAGAAGGGCCGATGCCCTGTACCCCAACCGGGTAATATTTAACCACCTGTAGGGGGAGACCTATGTGTCTACCCGGAAATAGAAAGGGCAAACACGGGGATTTGCCCCTACGCCCCCGGCGATAAATCAACACAATCCTGTAGGGGTAGACCCCTGTGTCTACCCGGAAACATACAGGGCAGGCACGGGGACCTGCCCCTACGCCGCCCAACGACATCCCCAGCCATGACCACCCGGCGCGTTCCGTAGGGGCGACCGGCCGGTCGCCCCTACACCCGCCGCTTGGCCCGCACCTGCTCCAGGCCACCACGATATTTCTCTAAGGAAGGATGATTGATAGCCTCTGCAATCTCCACAGCCAGGGCGATGTATTCCTCGGCCTTAGCAAGGTCGCCCATATCTCTATAGGTGAGGCCGATGTTCCAGCAGGTTACCGCCTCTCCGGCCCGGTCACCCAGCTCCCGGCGTATCGCCAAGGCTTTCTTGTAATACTCCACCGCCTTGCCCGGCTCACCCTTGGCATCGTAGATAGTGGCAATGTTGTTCAGGGTTTGCCCGACGCCGATCTCATCGCCAGCCTCCTTCCTGATAGGTAGGCATTGCTCCAGATACGGCAGTGCTGTGTCCCACTCACCTTGGTGCATATAAACATTGGCGATATTATTCAGGGTCATGCCTTCCCCCTTCCGGTCGCCGACCTCCCGCCGGATGCTCAGGCTCTGCTGATACTGCTCCAGGGCCTGCTCGTACTTGCCCAGATCGTCATAGATCGCGGCCATGTTATTCAGGGTCACGCCTTCCTCCTTGCGTGCTCCCAGCTCGCGCCAGAGGGATAGGCTCTGCTCATACCAGTGCAGGGCCTGCTCCTTCTCCCCACGATTATCGCAGGTGTAGCCCAGCTCATTCAGGCACCATGCCTCATCCCGGCGGTCTTCAGCCTGCCGGGCCGCAGTCAGGCGCATTTCTACAGCGGCCAGCTTCTCTGCCCACCAGCCCTGCCGGTCAAGGTAGATGTCGATTGCCCCGACCAAGCCTTGCACCTCCTGCCACAGCTCCCCATCCAGGCAAGCCGCAATCAGGCGCAGGCAATGCGCCCGCTCGTCATCCAGCAGGGCATATCCGGGCAGACCCGCCGCGGTCTGTTCCTCGCACCAGGCAATATAATAGGCAGCCACCCGCGCCAGGGCATCCGTGCTCAGGCACAGGTGGTTGCGAGCGTAGGTATGAATCAGGGCATGGTTTATCTTCCAGCCCTTCTCTCCCGGCTCCAGCAGACCGTATCGCACCAGCTCACCCAAGGCATCCATGCTGCGGAGCTCAAGCTCGTCCTCGTCCTCACCCTCTTTGTACAGAGTCAGGGCAAAGGGTATCAGGGTGATGGGCGCAAAGGCGAAGGTTCCTGCCAGCCGCAAAGCCGCCACTGCATCTGTACTCACCTGGGCCATGCTCCGCTCCAGAAGCAGGGCCGCATTCTCTTCCTGGTGTGTCCCTTTGCCCAGCCGCTTAAACGGCACCTTGGCAAGAAAGCGCAGGTAAGCTGCCGGATCTTCACCCGTGCTGCTGATATAGCGCCCGGCAATACGCAGAGCCAGAGGCCAGCCGACCAGCAGGCGGCAGATCTCCTGCACGGTCTCGGTATCTGCGTCAGTGTTACTGTGCAGCCGGAATACCTGCTCTGCGGGTTGCTCCTTCAGCCGCTTGACCGACACCAGCGTACCATGCTTATCCGACCGATCCCTGGTGGTGATCAGTACCCCGCAGCCACCGCAGCAGCGGAACACGGCAGTCAGATCGTCGGCCTCCTCGGCCCCGTCCAGGATAATAAGTGCCTGCTTGTTGCTCAGGAGACGGAAAACCCCAGCCGGGCTGGTGTCCTGATGATCATCCGCATAGCTGTACACCAGGTGGTCAAAGGCCGGGTCAACAGCTGGCTGACCATAGAAGGAGTAGAAGATGATGCCATCCGGAAAGCAGGCAGGGGGCTTGTCCTCAGGGGCCAGCTTCCAGGCGGCCTCAATAGCCAGGGCGGTCTTCCCCATGCCGCCGAGACCGCAGAGGGTCACGGCCTTGCCCGGCTGGAGCATGGGCAGCAGATCCTTGAGTATGTCATCCCTGCCTTTAAAGTACTCGACCCGTGGCCGTCGCTGGAGCGGGATGCCCTGGGGGGTGCGGGCGTATATGTTGAAATTGATACCGCCCTCAATATGGGCATTGTTACCCTGAATGCCAGTTTGTTGGTTCATAGCCTTCCCTCGGAGGGACACGGCATGCCGTGTCCCTACAGCTTCATCCCTGGTTATGACTGCCCGCCGAAATGAATACCGCCTTCCACCTTGGCATTGTCACCCTGCACGCCGATCTGTACCTGATACTTGATCAGCGACTCCCTTCCGGCACCACTCTCCTGCAAGGCCTGAACCAAGAGCTGCGCCGCCTGCTGCAATGCCTCATTGTCTGCTGCACCGGAGTCTTTCATTACCTCTGCCAGCGGTGCCTGCCACACCTCCGGCTTCTGCTCAATCATGGCTAAGGCGGTCTCTCCCTCCGGCCTCTTGCGTTCCGCAAACCACTGCTTCACCTTGGCCTTCAAGCCATCATAGGCATCCTTAGCTCCTGCCTTGACGGCCTCATTGGTCGCCGTGGTTGCTGCTCCTGCCAATAACGCTGCTGTGATGGGGTCCATGCCGGTCTCCGTATGTTGAATTGTCATGTGGATAGATTCCCCTATGATACCCTGTTCATGCCTTTGCAACAACAAGGAAAGATGGAGGGGTGTCAGGAGGGAAGGCCAGGGATACCCTCACCGGGAGTATAACGCTTGTCTCAATTCGAGTATAACGCTTGTCTCGATTCGAGTATAACGCTTGTCTCAATTCGAGTATAACGCTTGTCTCGATTCGAGCATAACGCTTGTCTCAATTCGAGTATAACGCTTGTCTCGATTCGAGCATAACGTTTGTCTCAATTCGAGCATAACACTATACTCCCCAAACCCTGCGCCGCAGGGATTTGTTGCGGATCGACTCTACGATTCCCCATCATACCTCCAATCTCTGTATTTCCGCAACCTGTACGGGCGGTTCGCGAACCGCCCCTGCACAAAGAGTGTATCGAGTGATAAAACGAAAGAGTATCGGGCGAGGAAATGAAAGAGCATCGGGTGATCGGGATCAGGTGCATCGTACGATGGAGTGAGAGAGCATCAGGCGAGGGAGTTGAAAAAATATACCTTGTGGCAAGGATGGAATAACGGTAACATACTGCTACGAAAGAACTTAGAAAATAAGGAGTGCAGCATGAATACCGGCTTAACCGTGCGTCTTCCGAAATCATTGCATGAACAGATAAAGCAGCTTGCCAAGACCGAAGGTGTTTCAATGCATCAATTCTTGGTCACAGCAGCAGCCGAGAAAATGTCCGCCCTTTTAACGCAAAGCTATCTTGAGCGGGAAGCAGCAAAGGGGCAACGACAGGATTTTGATAAGGTACTCAGCGCAGTTCCTTCCGTTGAACCAGAGCCACAGGATAAACTGATCTGAAGGGGGCTTGGTAAAAAGCGAGGCCACCCAAGCAGCCTCGCTGTTCTTCGTTTTACTGACAAGCTAACATCTGCTCATTCAACCGCTCAGCCTGAAGGCAGAACGCCTCCATTCGGGCCTCGATGAGCTGCGGAAAGGGGTTGCCATCGGTCTCAATGGCAATAAAAGGCAGCTTGCGATCCTTGTCCAGGATGGCCTGCCAATGGCCTGCCTCACCGTTCATCATGGCCTTCTTTTCCGTGGTGGTGAACTTCTCGCTCAACACCGCTTCTGCGACCCGCGAGGGCATACAGCCAAAGGGACCGATAGAGATAATCCCGCAGGAGGGATGAAGGATTTCATGTACGGCTGAACCTACGGTGAGGATGGCTTCACCGGTGAGATAGGGGGAGATGAATTTTTCCCCGGCTTCAATGATCGGCTCAACCGGTGCCTGTCCCTCATAAAAGAACAGCCCCGAAGTTGCAAGCCGTTTGCGGATGCCGTGGTCGAAATACCTTTTTATCTGCCTGCGGACAGTGGCCCCCATGCTCGGTTTCCCCTCTATACTCTGCTGAATCAGCCAGTCAGTATACTTAACCCATTCATTGATTGTTGCTGTACGTACAATCATGCCCCGGTCAGCCAGCGATTCAATGAGGTTCTGGAGCGAGATGGGATCGTGGCGCACGTAGATTTCGCCGATCAGCGAGATCTTGGGAAAGTGCATATAGGGCTTTTTCAGTTGAATGCTGCGCAACCGGGTCGCACTTCGTGACAGTTGCGAGGCAATGACAGGCCAGCGGCGGTGCATGACCGCTGTGATGGCATCAAACTCCTCGTGAAGAATCTGCAAACCCGCCTCCCGGTCCTCGGCCCCGGCCAGCACGGTTGACCACATCTCGTCAAACAGGTCGCCTATCACCACAGCCCGCCACGCAGCCCGGAGAAAAGCATCGTTCAGCCCCTGATATCCGTTTGTACAGGTAGGTGTAAATACCGCTGTGTTTGTAATTTTATGTTCCTCAATCAACCTATTGGTGTAAACATAATACTGGCCGAAGCGGCAGGGGCCGTCCGCGCCCGGCATGTAGTACACCAGTACTTCATCTTCTTTACGTGCTTTGACCCGGTTAAGTAAAGACCCCACTGTCGTCTGTAGGGGCAGACATTCTTTGCATGAGGCATGACCCCGACCTAATTTAAGGACTTCTTTATCCGCAGGCGGCAGGGCTTCGGCCTGAATGCCGACCCTTCTGAAGGCGGCAGCCAATAACGGGGTGGCATAGCGACTCATGGCCGGAACCAGCATCCGCACTTTGGGATCGGTCAGTGGGAGCCAGCGGGCATCCGAAGTGCGGACTCCGGTCACGCCGTTCCGCTCTTCAAGCTCTGCCGCCCGGAAGGGCTGTTCTTCAACCTGCGCCGAAGGAGCCTTTTTCCGAATCTCCCGGTAATAGCGGATAATATCCAGGAATGCCTCAATCCGGGTTTCCAGACCCGCATCTGCGGTATGGCTGTCCAGCTCCAAGGTCAGGGAGGGCTTGCGGCCCATGATATTCCTAAAAAAGCTGACCAGAAAGGAGTCGGGACCGCAGGAGAAATTGGTGATATAGGTGGCGTAGAGCTGCGGATGGCGTTCGACAAAACGGGCACCCTTGAGGATCATCTGGCCTGTTGCCCAGTACATATTCTCGTCGTCCGCCAGTTTTTCCTCCCAATAGGGCAGCATGTCAAAGGGAATCACGCTGATGCCCCGGCTGGCGAACTTGGCCGGAATCCCTTTATTGGCCACAGAGGCAAAGGCGTTATAGGGACGACCAAAGACAACCGTGCCGAATTTTTCCGGGTCCGCCTCAATGGCGGCCAGACCCTGTCTGCCGATCTCCCGGATGTCCTGGGTAAAGGATTCCTGGGCTGCACCCGCTGCCTTCAGAGCGGCATCAGCTTTGTCCGGGCCAGCACCCAGTTTGCGGGCCAGCTTTCTGAAAGCTGGCTGATCAGCCGTATTGCCGTAAGAAAAATCCAGCACCTGATGAATAACCTTGCTGCTTTCCTCCAGAGCCGGAAAAGCGGTGCGCAGATAATAAGGTTCCCCTTGAACCAAGACGCAGGTACAGGAGGTCATGTCCGGCTCGCCCGTATCCAGGCCCCGGAGATGGGGCATGACAATGTAATCCGGTTGTTCCGCCAGCAGGGCTGCTGCGTAATTATGGGCTATCTCCACAGGATAGCAAAAGGCCGCTCCCTGTTGATCCATGCCCTTGGGATCTTCTTTGGAGGGCAGGGTGAGGCGAAAACCCAGTTCCGCAAAAAAGGCGTTGAAGAAAGGGAAATAGGTGTTCAGGAGAAAGGAGCGGTTCATGCCCACAGTGGGCCGGGTGTCTGCCGAATCAGCCGGAGCCAGATCCCGGAAGACCCGCTGCTCCCGTTTGATCACCAGATTCAGGTCTTCGGTTTTAACCTGGCGGTTATGGATCAGGTTGTCGTAGCGGTTGCAGATCCCACCAAAGGGATAGACCTTGTCTTTGATTTTGATCCGGGATATCTCGCAGCCCCGGTCACAGTCCTTGCCGCCGCCGCAGGTGAAGGGTTCGCCGTATTGCACGTCACGGGCAATCAGCTCCTGTAAATCATACTCCTGGGACTTGAGCAGGCCCTGTTCCATGCGCCGCTCCACCTCCAGGGCCACGCCGAAGGCACCCATCAATCCGGCTTCCGAGGGAACCACCACATGCTTGCCGGTCAAGCTGGCCATAGCCGCTGGCACGGCTTTGTTGTAACAGACTCCGCCCTGGACAAAGACCTTCTTGCCTACTGGTCGGTTGCCTTTGACCCGATTATTATAGTTCATGCCGATGGAGTAGACCAGCCCGGCCACGATGTCTTCCAAGGGCACGTTTTCCTGGACCGAACGCTTGATATCCGAGCCGATAAAGGCGGCGCATTGATCGCTGAAGTTAGGCGGAGCCGTGGCCTGGAAGGCGGTGTCGCCGATCTCGGTTACAGCTAGGCCCAAGCTTTCTTTAGCCGCCTCTTCCAGAAAGGAGCCGGTCCCGGCACTGCATGCCTCGTTCATAGCATAATCGCTGGGAACCCCGTTGGTGATGTAGGTGTACTTGGCATCC includes:
- a CDS encoding RNB domain-containing ribonuclease, with protein sequence MTMIPPGTIIEYLDSGRFICGLVLQDSNNRLRLFNQNGREMNLPASRVVTTSKTKHLIDSSREDRIALLKEMATIRATLTEAIPLEEIWELASEEEETSFPADFLAELSFGENLTDDQSAAFLRAVFTDRFFFKYKNELVNVHTPEQVEQLRHQRKKEKEKEAILTTGAAYLQAIMRGEQVTAEQWPDRERILGWIADFVLFESDAEQADVVRQLLKKAELHQPNQAYHLLVRAGVWERDMNLPLLRAEQPVDFSPELLAHAESIKEPTAEELLKDPKRKDFRDLDTLTIDGASTRDYDDALHVEELENGDIMVGIHISDVSYFLTPKDPLFLEGMERATSLYFPEGQIPMMPRELSQGVFSLIKDRVRPAISFLVKVSPDGEIRNSRIVPSVIQVKRQLSYTETDRMMETDPDLSLLNRVRQQLRLKRVERGALLLSFPDVNIYVNNQGKVSVNLSPSDSPSRNLVSECMILANGVAADYLAAQEAPGLFRSQPPPRKRLISGVQNSLQDIACQRRFLARGELTVHPKPHSGLGLNCYTTITSPIRRFLDTAMQLQISHMIHGRGMLFSADICKNFAGTIQQKLGRANKVRQQRHRYWILRYLEELVGQRVSALVVSHGPKRVSLLLMDCLFDIDLSANSSFPVEPGDTVKVRISKVDALDNTLRVDW
- a CDS encoding diguanylate cyclase; the encoded protein is MGRIIGTGGRNREEESESFHLCLNQTGPEKIMKPDKPEEEPYKDKYSLLENLRKSFSDPSLSQEILRKNGCALAEEYTAMLQQLTRFAQVSDTTQRKLLNADIKIQEQQQELERKNARLEREIAEHIELRRQLQQRTEELTATNNRLTRTISELTQRNLEIMTLQQLGEFLQACESEEETFHVLISTCRRLFPSDAGYLSLLDDSMKSLRVVGSWGDSRYKHLEFDQQQCWAVRRGKVHAVQDPQITPVCPHVGGGLDESSLCVPMTAHGQVLGMMHLLICSGHVEQRQREQEQLFEAKKHLFVSMADRYAMSLTDLRLRETLKVQAIRDPLTGLYNRRHMEASFHREISRAQRHDVPLGVIMIDIDHFNVFNDTYGHDLGDKVLSEIGAFILEHVRDEDIACRYGGEEIILLLPGASLQNTHRRAEQLRAGIEGLAVEMYDEEHTVTASLGVAIFPEHGASIKEVIRAADCALYEAKNKGRNRVVIAAKYFPTSYKDEDEEMF
- the mpl gene encoding UDP-N-acetylmuramate:L-alanyl-gamma-D-glutamyl-meso-diaminopimelate ligase, producing MTTRLDPQLDPQLNAAPDAVRHIHIMGICGTGMAAIAGMMKESGYRVTGSDQNVYPPMSDFLAQAGIDVMQGYVPENLEPRPDLVIVGNVIQAVFPEAQRLAELGIPYLSMPQALGHFFLGGEEPKKSLVVAGTHGKTTTSSLLASALHRAGCSPGFLIGGIVEAFGRNYQLGKGDYFVVEGDEYDTAFFNKVSKFLHYRPHFAILTSIEFDHADIFTDLAAIKDSFTCFVRLIPEDGALVACMDDPVVAEIAARCTGPVISYGTGTDCTWQLRDLTVNGLSSSFAAYKDDVLFGAFTLPMPGRHNGLNALAVIALMDHLGISQKAIREGLASFEGIKRRQQIRGEVDGITVIDDFAHHPTAVRETVQALRMAWPDRRLLIVFEPRTNSSRRAVFQQQYEQAFNGADQVLVREIVPLTNVPADEQFSSQQLVAALDNQGISAEYFPDTAAILVALAEQVRSGDVVAILSNGGFDNIHEQLLGLLRKRTNC
- a CDS encoding bacteriohemerythrin, which codes for MSLIKWNDSLSVNVVRIDQEHKKLVEMINELTDAMKAGQGKDVLGKILDGLISYTASHFQLEEKYFQQVKYPDAAAHKQEHAAFVQKVTEFKKEFDAGRATVSVNILQFLSKWLQNHIKGTDQKYSSFFNENGIK
- a CDS encoding DMT family transporter produces the protein MTVKQKTLWPIHAMMLLCAGLVSTSFTVSKAITDAMDPAVLTLLRFVIAALLFLPYIHSKYGLHLPERKRLFGYACISFTLTGFFWLMFLAMRSTTALNTGVIFTLVPGISGLYSAVLLKERLGKYRLIAMIPATLGAIWVLFRGSLTELLAFNLNSGDLIFFGSCLLMAFYTPLVKFFHQEEPMSLMTFWILVTGSGWLLLFCGYQLPSVPWGKVPLNIWYGIIYLSVFSTIITFFLSQLCTLSLGPTRVMAYSYLYPPFIVLLEWGLGNPLPSVRVLPGVGLILAAMFIVQQGAEEIASPKIGDAIQKKERQQEKV